From one Myxococcus xanthus genomic stretch:
- a CDS encoding EscT/YscT/HrcT family type III secretion system export apparatus protein, whose translation MNLEPLRAWLESLGPDIIVVALCAARLLPMTFLCPLLGGQATPTMVRLALVLSLSLFLRVEAGVVLDAPVTSAVALGGLVIRELLFGTSVGLVAALPFDAARMGGRFIDLLRGTSAEASLPLAGSRESAAGEGLYHLLVALVVSGGMWPLVISSVLRGFGVVKLGAFVPTEAATLHVVLLAGAAMATGLAVGAPIAAAVLTVDCFLGLASRAAPQVNLQEVGTPLKILGGGALLWLGTGVLCERLLAGVLSVEGALALLGEVAR comes from the coding sequence ATGAATCTGGAGCCGCTCCGCGCCTGGCTCGAGTCACTGGGGCCGGACATCATCGTGGTGGCGCTGTGTGCCGCGCGGCTGCTGCCTATGACGTTCCTGTGTCCGCTACTGGGAGGTCAGGCCACGCCGACGATGGTCCGCCTGGCATTGGTGCTGTCCCTGTCGCTCTTCCTCCGGGTGGAGGCAGGCGTGGTGCTGGATGCGCCTGTCACGTCCGCGGTGGCCCTGGGCGGATTGGTGATTCGCGAGCTGCTCTTCGGGACATCCGTGGGGTTGGTCGCGGCACTTCCCTTCGATGCCGCGCGCATGGGGGGCCGCTTCATCGACCTGCTTCGTGGAACCTCCGCCGAGGCGAGTCTGCCCCTGGCGGGGAGCCGTGAGTCCGCGGCAGGGGAGGGGCTCTACCATCTGCTGGTGGCGCTGGTGGTCTCCGGTGGCATGTGGCCGCTCGTCATCTCCAGCGTGCTGCGTGGGTTCGGCGTGGTGAAGCTCGGCGCCTTCGTTCCAACCGAGGCGGCCACGCTGCATGTCGTCCTGCTGGCGGGCGCGGCCATGGCCACGGGGCTGGCGGTGGGGGCGCCGATCGCCGCGGCGGTGCTGACCGTGGACTGTTTCCTGGGTCTGGCCTCGCGAGCGGCACCTCAGGTGAATCTTCAGGAGGTGGGGACGCCGCTGAAGATTCTGGGAGGGGGCGCCCTGTTGTGGCTGGGGACGGGCGTGTTGTGTGAGCGGCTGCTGGCGGGTGTGTTGTCCGTGGAAGGCGCGCTGGCGCTGTTGGGTGAGGTGGCGCGGTGA
- a CDS encoding EscU/YscU/HrcU family type III secretion system export apparatus switch protein: MSGEKTEKPSAKRLREARRKGQIPRSRLLNASAVTAGGLFGLTAAAPVGMARLQAWTEHLFLGQQDLGAWQEGLWIAARFCGPVLGGAFAAALLVSVATVGLEADLQHVEPKLERISLVAGMQRLFSWRPWVELAKTLLIVCLVGALVWSDVEEAAPDAMKTAWLGGAEGLSLAVAHVSGLASRLACLLVVLGVGDYALAWRRHIKDLMMTREEMKREYKDSEGDPRHKGQRKALHRQLAQGGAARGVQKATAVVVNPTHIAVALRYDVDECEAPYLVAKAREGDARAMREQARRLGIAVVRDIPLARSLIHYDVGEPIPEELYQAAAVVLRTAMDARELDGHPRRQTS, translated from the coding sequence GTGAGTGGGGAGAAGACAGAGAAGCCCAGCGCGAAGCGCCTTCGTGAAGCACGGCGCAAAGGACAGATTCCCCGCAGCCGCTTGCTGAACGCCAGCGCGGTGACGGCGGGTGGCTTGTTCGGGCTCACGGCGGCCGCGCCAGTGGGCATGGCGAGGCTCCAGGCATGGACGGAGCACCTCTTCCTGGGACAGCAGGACCTTGGGGCGTGGCAGGAAGGGCTCTGGATTGCCGCGCGTTTTTGTGGCCCGGTGCTGGGGGGCGCGTTCGCCGCGGCACTGCTCGTGTCCGTGGCCACGGTGGGTCTGGAAGCCGACCTCCAGCATGTCGAGCCGAAGCTGGAGCGCATCAGTCTCGTGGCGGGCATGCAGCGGCTCTTCAGTTGGCGCCCCTGGGTGGAACTGGCGAAGACGCTGCTGATTGTCTGCCTGGTGGGGGCGCTCGTCTGGAGCGATGTGGAGGAGGCCGCTCCGGATGCGATGAAGACCGCGTGGCTGGGCGGTGCGGAGGGTTTGAGCTTGGCGGTCGCGCACGTGTCCGGACTCGCGAGCCGCCTGGCCTGTTTGCTGGTGGTGCTGGGCGTGGGGGACTACGCGCTGGCCTGGCGGCGCCACATCAAGGATTTGATGATGACTCGCGAGGAGATGAAGCGCGAGTACAAGGACAGTGAGGGCGACCCCCGGCACAAGGGGCAGCGGAAGGCCCTGCATCGCCAGCTTGCTCAGGGCGGTGCGGCACGCGGGGTGCAAAAGGCGACCGCCGTGGTCGTCAACCCCACGCACATCGCGGTCGCGCTCCGCTACGACGTCGACGAATGCGAGGCGCCCTATCTCGTGGCCAAGGCCCGGGAAGGGGATGCGCGCGCCATGCGGGAGCAGGCACGCCGACTTGGCATTGCGGTGGTGCGGGACATCCCGCTGGCACGCAGCCTCATCCACTACGACGTGGGCGAGCCCATCCCAGAGGAGCTGTACCAGGCGGCGGCGGTCGTCCTGCGCACGGCGATGGATGCGCGGGAGTTGGACGGCCATCCACGGAGACAGACGTCATGA
- a CDS encoding flagellar biosynthesis protein FlhA: MNPLMKVLLKARNSSDVVLAVAMAAVLGALIIPLPAWLLDAGLAVNLAASVALLVAALRARDALKVTSFPTLLLFTTLFRLALNVSSTRLALAEGHAGDVIQAFGEFVVRGDYVVGAVVFAILTLVQLLVVTKGAERVAEVSARFTLDAMPGKQMSIDADLRAGAIDQAQARRRRRDLERESQMFGAMDGAMKFVKGDVIAGLVIVAVNLLGGTVIGVLQGGMPLAEAASTFALIAIGDGLVSQVPSLCIAVAAGLVVTRVASEKEEDTLGAEIGAQFFGEARTLWVVAGLCVALALMPGMPHVTFLLLAGGLGGLGHVLSRAGVPKVEEKAGAPADGVAPGAAGAPPESAASPVGVSPLTLDMAPDLTVLAEAEGAAFVHKTLNGVRDELFFELGVRVPGIRVRTQAAYLGPGEYRVLVDEVPAGGGQVLPGALYALAPPDELAFLQVSAEAATEPSSGKVISRIPESARVLLETAQVPLRRPGELVSDHVRAILRVRAADLLGLQDVQGLLEGLEAQAPVLVKEALQKVPLPLLTDVLRKLLQEGVSIRDLRAILEALVSPTTEGDAVALAERCRQALRRYLSHKFAPTGPLYAYLVDPEVEEVLRGMGPRGLAPDPERVAEILEGVRQVATEGRAVLLTAPDVRRPLRRLCEGAFPDVAVLTYGELDGALQIRPIGRLSPVAVGR; this comes from the coding sequence ATGAACCCCCTCATGAAGGTATTGCTGAAGGCCCGAAACTCCTCGGACGTGGTGTTGGCGGTCGCCATGGCCGCGGTTCTGGGCGCGCTCATCATCCCCTTGCCCGCATGGCTCTTGGACGCGGGGCTCGCCGTCAATCTGGCGGCGTCGGTGGCCCTGCTGGTGGCCGCGCTGCGTGCCCGGGACGCCTTGAAGGTGACGTCGTTCCCCACGCTGTTGCTGTTCACCACGCTGTTCCGGTTGGCGCTCAACGTATCCTCCACGCGGCTCGCGCTCGCGGAGGGGCACGCGGGAGACGTCATCCAGGCCTTCGGTGAGTTCGTCGTCCGGGGCGACTACGTTGTGGGTGCGGTGGTGTTCGCCATCCTCACGCTGGTGCAGTTGCTGGTCGTCACCAAGGGCGCGGAGCGGGTGGCGGAGGTGTCCGCGAGGTTCACGCTGGACGCGATGCCCGGCAAGCAGATGTCCATCGACGCGGATCTGCGCGCGGGCGCCATCGACCAGGCGCAAGCCCGGCGCCGGCGGCGTGACCTGGAGCGCGAGTCACAGATGTTCGGCGCCATGGACGGCGCGATGAAGTTCGTGAAGGGGGACGTGATTGCGGGCCTGGTCATCGTCGCCGTGAACCTGCTCGGAGGAACCGTCATTGGCGTGCTGCAGGGTGGCATGCCCCTGGCCGAGGCGGCGTCGACATTCGCGCTCATTGCCATTGGTGACGGGCTTGTGTCCCAGGTTCCCTCGCTGTGCATCGCCGTGGCCGCGGGCCTCGTCGTCACGCGCGTCGCCTCGGAGAAGGAAGAGGACACGCTGGGTGCGGAGATTGGGGCCCAGTTCTTCGGAGAGGCGCGGACGCTCTGGGTGGTGGCGGGCCTGTGCGTCGCGTTGGCCCTCATGCCGGGAATGCCGCATGTGACGTTCCTTCTGCTGGCGGGAGGCCTGGGGGGGCTTGGCCATGTGCTGAGCCGCGCGGGTGTTCCGAAGGTCGAGGAGAAAGCAGGCGCGCCCGCGGACGGTGTGGCGCCTGGCGCGGCTGGAGCCCCACCGGAGAGTGCCGCGTCGCCCGTGGGTGTCTCCCCGCTCACGTTGGACATGGCGCCTGACCTGACGGTGCTGGCCGAAGCGGAGGGCGCTGCCTTCGTCCACAAGACGTTGAACGGCGTGCGGGACGAGCTGTTCTTCGAACTGGGGGTTCGGGTGCCCGGCATCCGGGTGCGCACGCAGGCCGCCTATCTGGGCCCCGGCGAGTACCGCGTCCTGGTGGACGAAGTCCCGGCGGGTGGAGGGCAGGTGCTGCCGGGGGCGCTCTACGCGCTGGCGCCGCCGGACGAACTGGCGTTCCTCCAGGTGAGCGCGGAGGCCGCGACGGAGCCCTCGAGCGGGAAGGTCATCAGCCGCATTCCAGAGTCGGCTCGGGTCCTGCTGGAGACGGCGCAAGTGCCGCTGCGGCGCCCGGGAGAGCTGGTCTCGGACCATGTGCGCGCCATCCTGCGTGTCCGCGCTGCGGACCTGCTGGGGCTGCAGGACGTCCAGGGACTGCTGGAGGGACTGGAGGCGCAGGCGCCCGTGCTCGTGAAGGAGGCGCTGCAGAAGGTGCCGCTGCCGCTGCTCACGGATGTGCTTCGCAAGCTGCTCCAAGAGGGCGTCAGCATCCGGGACTTGCGAGCCATCCTGGAGGCGCTTGTGTCGCCGACGACGGAAGGGGATGCCGTCGCGCTCGCGGAGCGCTGTCGGCAGGCGCTGCGGCGGTACCTCAGCCACAAGTTCGCGCCCACCGGGCCGCTGTACGCGTACCTCGTGGACCCGGAGGTGGAAGAGGTGCTTCGCGGCATGGGCCCGCGAGGGCTGGCGCCCGACCCGGAGCGGGTGGCGGAAATCCTCGAAGGCGTGCGGCAGGTGGCCACCGAGGGACGGGCGGTGCTGCTCACCGCTCCGGATGTCCGGCGGCCCCTGCGCAGACTGTGCGAGGGCGCGTTCCCGGATGTTGCGGTGCTCACCTATGGCGAGCTGGATGGGGCCCTCCAGATTCGCCCCATCGGCCGGCTGTCGCCGGTGGCGGTGGGGCGCTGA
- a CDS encoding HU family DNA-binding protein codes for MLKSDLINILVAKRGVTQKQAEATIETIFESMKDALCRGENIEIRGLGAFHVKNYQGYQGRNPKTGQVIPVKPKRGLLFRTGKELRDRVNRPAPQQAQTELPPLPESKGPGNTGTGL; via the coding sequence ATGCTCAAGTCCGATCTGATCAACATCCTCGTGGCCAAGAGGGGCGTGACGCAGAAGCAGGCTGAGGCCACCATCGAGACGATTTTCGAGTCGATGAAGGATGCCCTCTGCCGCGGCGAGAACATCGAGATTCGCGGGCTCGGTGCCTTTCACGTGAAGAACTACCAGGGCTACCAAGGCCGCAACCCGAAGACGGGACAGGTCATCCCGGTGAAGCCCAAGCGCGGCCTGCTCTTCCGCACGGGCAAGGAGCTGCGCGACCGCGTGAACCGTCCGGCGCCCCAGCAGGCCCAGACGGAGCTGCCCCCGCTTCCCGAAAGCAAGGGGCCGGGCAACACGGGCACGGGGCTCTAG
- a CDS encoding YhjD/YihY/BrkB family envelope integrity protein: MKLTPLPWLRYFRERATRLWAPLQHTPVGLFATDTFLAAKTVAQGFRGENLRLRAAALTYVSMFSLVPLLTVALVLLTAFHQDEFKEKLRFVVSEVLNPGVRGKSSQFLDRFLNPTHTVAIGSVGFLAVLLSAGSLLRQLDGAVNELWGIRRQRPWRIRLLIYSGLLLVGPFFLALSFSGTGKVRVFLQSHAPYAGAFILLGTTLVTVASLTLLYYWTPYAHVRVRSALAGGLVAGLGWTFAKQVYAAFAERSFQYNPLYGSLGALPLFLAWVYVSWLLVLFGARLSYAVEHTAFRHSLFAFGSHPRAHELVAARVAQEATLAWVDGLPPPSPRELATRLRVPESLVHEVVDRMVTAELLERLRKGGLRPAKDPAVLTLADTTLAVHGVMLTGGAEGWNGPRAPGFEQMEPIFQAADCAGVDLLRRTRWLDLVVPLRPGLAEPAPAPPPRVAAGGNP, translated from the coding sequence GTGAAGCTGACGCCCCTCCCGTGGCTCCGTTACTTCCGCGAGCGGGCCACCCGGCTCTGGGCGCCCCTACAGCACACACCCGTGGGGCTGTTCGCGACGGACACCTTCCTGGCCGCGAAGACTGTGGCCCAGGGCTTTCGCGGGGAGAATCTCCGGCTTCGGGCCGCCGCGCTGACCTACGTCAGCATGTTCTCCCTGGTGCCCCTCCTGACGGTGGCGCTCGTGCTGCTGACCGCCTTCCACCAGGACGAGTTCAAGGAGAAGCTGCGCTTCGTCGTCAGCGAAGTGCTCAACCCCGGGGTGCGCGGCAAGTCCTCCCAGTTCCTCGACCGGTTCCTGAACCCCACGCACACCGTCGCCATTGGCAGCGTGGGCTTCCTGGCGGTGCTCCTGTCCGCCGGCTCGCTGCTGCGGCAGCTCGACGGCGCCGTCAACGAGCTGTGGGGCATCCGGCGGCAACGGCCGTGGCGCATCCGGCTGCTCATCTACTCGGGCCTCCTGCTCGTGGGCCCCTTCTTCCTCGCGCTGTCCTTCTCCGGGACGGGCAAGGTCCGCGTCTTCCTGCAGAGCCACGCGCCCTACGCCGGCGCCTTCATCCTGCTGGGCACCACGCTCGTCACCGTGGCCAGCCTCACCCTGCTCTACTACTGGACGCCCTACGCGCATGTCCGCGTCCGGTCCGCGCTCGCCGGAGGACTGGTGGCCGGCTTGGGGTGGACGTTCGCCAAGCAGGTGTACGCCGCATTCGCGGAGCGCAGCTTCCAGTACAACCCCCTCTACGGCTCGCTTGGCGCGCTCCCGTTGTTCCTGGCGTGGGTCTACGTGAGCTGGCTGTTGGTACTCTTTGGCGCCCGGCTCTCCTATGCCGTGGAACACACCGCCTTCCGGCACTCCCTCTTCGCTTTTGGAAGCCACCCGCGCGCGCACGAACTGGTCGCCGCCCGTGTCGCCCAGGAGGCCACCCTGGCCTGGGTGGACGGACTGCCGCCTCCCTCGCCGCGCGAGCTGGCGACGCGGCTGCGCGTCCCCGAGTCGCTGGTCCACGAGGTCGTCGACCGCATGGTGACCGCCGAGCTGCTGGAGCGCCTCCGCAAAGGGGGCCTGCGTCCCGCGAAGGACCCGGCTGTCCTCACGCTGGCGGATACCACGCTCGCCGTGCACGGCGTGATGCTCACCGGCGGCGCGGAGGGATGGAACGGGCCCCGGGCGCCCGGATTCGAACAGATGGAGCCCATCTTCCAGGCAGCTGACTGCGCCGGTGTCGACCTGCTACGTCGCACCCGATGGCTGGACCTGGTGGTGCCGCTCCGCCCAGGGCTGGCCGAGCCTGCTCCCGCCCCACCACCCAGGGTGGCCGCAGGGGGAAATCCGTAG
- a CDS encoding Rne/Rng family ribonuclease codes for MSSILVINAAGRETRVALVEGGHIAEFYLERKKDKGVVGNIYKGRVVRVLPGMQAAFVDIGLEKAAFLYVSDVVYDPDFARAQFELTEGEHEDAPDVPDESEAEAAEAAARHAPPRHLEPEPEDAHFEPVAAPTESLPRDTALELAANAPTVTPPGAETPVAPAEEAPAAGSELVVAAEVAVQPVTPEQIVAVEPSTAAPVEAAPAPAGGEAEAAPSSEPQMAEAAVEPDANVESPEAALAVAAASEPDAAGVAVPAESAMEAAEGEATGLPVEPPPPSAAALGDIIPSPAEEGAQAAKPSEVSGERRTPREAREAREPRNREKERGEKDKGRRPQEEKRRGDKHEDKEKAKPRRTDKIEDLLKVGQEVVVQISKDPIGTKGARLTSHISIPGRHLVFMPTVDHVGISRRISNEKERRRLRDIVDRLRPPGTGFIVRTVAENVPQEKLESDIRFLIEVWNQVVRKNEKRGGPGLLHPDLDLILRATRDLFAHDVEKLVVDDREEYERILGFVTAQDPALRDRVALHEGDDTVFDAYGIEQELQRATQRKVWLKSGGYLIIDQAEALTAIDVNSGRYVGKKSLEETITKINVEAAKEIVYQLRLRNIGGIIICDFIDMEKAQNRDKVFKALQEALGRDKAKTNVLRISELGLVEMTRKRVRESIGRMLHEDCPYCDGNGFVKTATTVAYEIFREIRREAPGYKDSTLVINCNAEVARLLQGEERNELRHLMDRYNKSIQVKAQQNYHREQYDIYGRSASGPEHKVASSPGSGDGELAMQQRKPDSNGGGYGRQEQGRRGGGGGGGGGRDRGGERGNERSERGERGGDRREGRREGRSGGDRPRGDRGGERGDRSERGGERGERGGERGERSERGGERSERGERSERGERGDRRGDRGERGERGGSQNTSGGGENAGGSTPPPPPASGGGSEPSGGTT; via the coding sequence ATGAGCAGCATCCTGGTCATCAACGCCGCGGGCCGAGAGACGCGCGTCGCGCTCGTCGAGGGCGGACACATCGCGGAGTTCTACCTCGAGCGTAAGAAGGACAAGGGCGTCGTCGGGAACATCTACAAGGGCCGCGTCGTCCGGGTGCTCCCGGGCATGCAGGCCGCCTTCGTGGACATTGGCCTGGAGAAGGCCGCGTTCCTCTATGTCAGTGACGTCGTCTACGACCCTGACTTCGCGCGCGCGCAGTTCGAGCTGACCGAAGGTGAGCACGAGGATGCGCCGGACGTCCCGGACGAGTCCGAGGCCGAGGCCGCGGAGGCCGCCGCCCGGCACGCGCCCCCCCGTCACCTGGAGCCGGAGCCGGAGGACGCCCATTTCGAGCCTGTCGCGGCGCCCACCGAGTCCCTGCCGCGCGATACCGCCCTGGAGCTGGCCGCCAACGCCCCGACGGTGACGCCGCCGGGCGCGGAGACGCCGGTGGCGCCCGCGGAGGAAGCGCCGGCCGCCGGGTCGGAGCTGGTGGTGGCCGCCGAGGTGGCCGTTCAGCCCGTCACGCCCGAGCAGATTGTCGCGGTCGAGCCGTCCACGGCGGCGCCCGTGGAGGCCGCGCCTGCTCCGGCAGGTGGAGAGGCCGAGGCCGCGCCCTCCTCCGAGCCTCAGATGGCCGAGGCCGCCGTGGAGCCCGACGCGAACGTCGAGTCGCCCGAGGCGGCGCTGGCCGTTGCCGCGGCGTCCGAGCCCGACGCGGCCGGGGTGGCGGTGCCCGCTGAATCGGCCATGGAAGCGGCCGAGGGCGAGGCCACCGGTCTTCCCGTCGAGCCCCCTCCCCCCTCGGCCGCCGCGCTGGGAGACATCATCCCCTCGCCCGCTGAGGAGGGCGCGCAGGCTGCGAAGCCGTCCGAGGTCTCCGGCGAGCGCCGCACGCCGCGCGAGGCCCGTGAGGCGCGTGAGCCCCGGAACAGGGAGAAGGAGCGCGGCGAGAAGGACAAGGGCCGCCGGCCACAGGAGGAGAAGCGCCGGGGCGACAAGCACGAAGACAAGGAGAAGGCCAAGCCGCGCCGCACCGACAAGATTGAGGACCTGCTGAAGGTGGGCCAGGAAGTCGTCGTCCAGATTTCCAAGGACCCCATCGGCACCAAGGGCGCGCGGCTCACCTCGCACATCTCCATCCCCGGCCGGCACCTGGTGTTCATGCCCACGGTGGACCACGTGGGCATCAGCCGCCGCATCTCCAACGAGAAGGAGCGCCGGCGTCTGCGTGATATCGTGGACCGCCTGCGCCCGCCCGGGACGGGCTTCATCGTCCGCACCGTCGCGGAGAACGTGCCGCAGGAGAAGCTCGAGAGCGACATCCGGTTCCTCATCGAGGTGTGGAACCAGGTGGTGCGCAAGAACGAGAAGCGCGGCGGCCCTGGTCTGCTGCACCCCGACCTGGACCTCATCCTGCGCGCCACGCGCGACCTCTTCGCGCACGACGTGGAGAAGCTCGTCGTCGATGACCGCGAGGAGTACGAGCGCATCCTCGGCTTCGTCACCGCGCAGGACCCGGCGCTGCGAGACAGGGTGGCCCTGCACGAGGGCGACGACACCGTCTTCGACGCGTACGGCATCGAGCAGGAGCTCCAGCGCGCCACCCAGCGCAAGGTGTGGCTGAAGAGCGGCGGCTACCTCATCATCGACCAGGCCGAGGCGCTCACCGCCATCGACGTCAACTCGGGCCGCTACGTCGGCAAGAAGAGCCTCGAGGAGACCATCACCAAGATCAACGTCGAGGCGGCCAAGGAGATTGTCTACCAGCTCCGGCTGCGCAACATCGGCGGCATCATCATCTGCGACTTCATCGACATGGAGAAGGCGCAGAACCGCGACAAGGTCTTCAAGGCGCTGCAGGAAGCGCTGGGCCGCGACAAGGCCAAGACGAACGTGCTGCGCATCTCCGAGCTGGGCCTCGTGGAGATGACGCGCAAGCGCGTGCGCGAGTCCATTGGCCGCATGCTCCACGAGGACTGCCCGTACTGCGACGGCAACGGCTTCGTGAAGACGGCCACCACCGTGGCCTACGAAATCTTCCGGGAGATTCGCCGCGAAGCGCCGGGCTACAAGGACTCCACGCTGGTCATCAACTGCAACGCGGAAGTGGCGCGCCTGCTCCAGGGCGAGGAGCGCAACGAGCTGCGGCACCTGATGGACCGGTACAACAAGTCCATCCAGGTCAAGGCGCAGCAGAACTACCACCGCGAGCAGTACGACATCTACGGACGCTCGGCCTCGGGACCGGAGCACAAGGTGGCCTCGTCGCCTGGCTCGGGTGATGGCGAGCTGGCCATGCAGCAGCGCAAGCCCGACAGCAATGGCGGAGGCTACGGCCGCCAGGAGCAGGGCCGGCGCGGCGGTGGTGGCGGCGGTGGTGGAGGCAGGGACCGGGGTGGTGAGCGGGGCAACGAACGCTCCGAGCGCGGTGAGCGGGGCGGAGACCGTCGCGAGGGCCGCCGCGAGGGCCGGAGTGGCGGAGACCGCCCTCGGGGTGACCGGGGTGGCGAGCGGGGCGACCGTTCCGAGCGCGGTGGGGAGCGTGGAGAGCGCGGCGGCGAACGGGGCGAACGCTCCGAGCGCGGCGGCGAACGGAGCGAGCGTGGTGAACGCTCCGAGCGCGGCGAGCGTGGCGACCGGCGTGGCGACCGCGGCGAGCGTGGAGAGCGCGGCGGTTCGCAGAACACGTCTGGTGGAGGCGAGAACGCGGGTGGCTCGACGCCGCCTCCGCCTCCAGCCTCGGGTGGTGGGTCGGAGCCTTCGGGCGGCACGACCTGA
- a CDS encoding DUF3052 family protein, translating to MTPYALASLPAMLGIRAGSKVSVINPPRGFVQKLNPLPDGVEFLITAVTGLDVILFFTEDPQELVQRLPALARAMALTGGIWVCWPGGEGARRDLSEDFVRHAALDIGLVDNKICIIDATWTGLRLVRRPRGRPDKPGERKRATAQA from the coding sequence ATGACGCCCTACGCGCTGGCCTCTCTCCCGGCCATGCTGGGTATCCGGGCCGGGTCCAAGGTCTCCGTCATCAACCCGCCGCGGGGCTTCGTGCAGAAGCTCAACCCGCTGCCGGATGGGGTGGAGTTCCTCATCACCGCGGTGACGGGCCTGGATGTCATCCTCTTCTTCACCGAGGACCCCCAGGAGTTGGTGCAGCGGCTGCCGGCCCTGGCCCGCGCCATGGCCCTCACTGGCGGCATCTGGGTGTGCTGGCCGGGGGGCGAGGGTGCCCGCCGGGACCTCTCCGAGGACTTCGTCCGCCACGCGGCCCTGGACATCGGTCTGGTGGACAACAAAATCTGCATCATCGACGCCACCTGGACAGGCCTCCGGCTGGTGAGGCGGCCCCGAGGGCGACCGGACAAGCCAGGGGAGCGCAAGCGAGCCACCGCCCAGGCCTGA
- a CDS encoding acylphosphatase — protein MGQSMSGTRRASLRIEGKVQGVFFRESARVEATRLGLTGWVRNRPDGAVEAVVEGEPAVLEEFIHWCHRGPAQARVSGVQRTDSKATGEFSQFNVERTS, from the coding sequence ATGGGGCAGTCCATGAGTGGCACGCGGCGAGCCTCGCTGCGCATCGAAGGCAAGGTGCAGGGCGTCTTCTTCAGGGAGAGCGCCCGCGTTGAAGCCACACGCCTGGGCCTGACAGGCTGGGTGCGCAACCGGCCGGACGGGGCCGTGGAGGCCGTCGTGGAAGGGGAGCCCGCCGTGCTCGAGGAATTCATCCACTGGTGTCATCGCGGTCCGGCGCAGGCCCGGGTTTCGGGCGTTCAGCGCACGGACAGCAAGGCCACCGGCGAGTTCAGTCAATTCAACGTGGAGCGCACGTCATGA